A genome region from Eremothecium gossypii ATCC 10895 chromosome VII, complete sequence includes the following:
- the MAP2 gene encoding methionine aminopeptidase (Syntenic homolog of Saccharomyces cerevisiae YBL091C (MAP2); Newly annotated start codon according to experimentaly determined 5 end of mRNA using 5 RACE.) produces the protein MDYGQDFNVARVTDAERRYEERDRARAEEWNDMRKGAEIHRRVRRHLQNRLRPGQTLTEVVELVENATRKFTGTDEHGRFAATPKAQGIGFPTGVSLNHCAAHFTPNAGDTTVLRHEDVMKVDFGVQVNGHIIDSAWTVTFDPRYDPLLEAVREATYTGIREAGIDVRLTDIGEAIQEVMESYEVTLGGQTYQVRPCRNLCGHNIVPYQIHGGKSVPIVKNGDETKMEEGEHFAIETFGTTGRGYVVQSGECSHYAKNPGALPAPTLSRAKALLRTIDANFGTLPWCRRYLDRLGEDKYMFALNHLVKQGIVQDYPPLVDVEGSYTAQFEHTILLHPHKKEVVSKGDDY, from the coding sequence ATGGACTACGGACAGGACTTCAATGTGGCGCGGGTGACGGACGCGGAGCGGCGGTACGAGGAACGGGAccgggcgcgcgcggaggAGTGGAACGACATGCGCAAGGGCGCTGAGATCCACCGGCGGGTGCGGCGGCACCTGCAGAACAGGCTGCGGCCCGGGCAGACGCTGACGGAGGTGGTGGAGCTGGTGGAGAATGCGACGCGCAAGTTCACGGGCACGGACGAGCACGGGCGGTTTGCGGCTACGCCCAAGGCGCAGGGCATCGGGTTCCCGACGGGCGTGTCGCTGAACCACTGCGCGGCGCACTTCACGCCGAACGCAGGCGACACGACGGTGCTGCGGCACGAGGACGTGATGAAAGTGGACTTCGGCGTGCAGGTGAACGGGCACATCATCGACTCTGCGTGGACGGTGACGTTCGACCCGCGCTACGATCCGCTGCTGGAGGCCGTGCGCGAGGCCACGTACACCGGCATCCGCGAGGCGGGCATTGACGTGCGCCTCACGGACATCGGCGAGGCCATCCAGGAGGTCATGGAGTCGTACGAGGTCACGCTCGGCGGCCAGACGTACCAGGTGCGCCCGTGCCGCAACCTTTGCGGCCACAACATCGTGCCGTACCAGATCCACGGCGGCAAGTCCGTGCCCATCGTCAAGAACGGCGACGAGACCAAGATGGAGGAGGGCGAGCACTTCGCAATCGAGACATTCGGCACCACCGGCCGCGGCTACGTTGTGCAGAGCGGCGAGTGCTCGCACTACGCCAAGAACCCcggcgcgctgcccgcgccgACGCTGTCGCGCGCCaaggcgctgctgcgcacCATCGATGCGAACTTTGGCACGCTGCCGTGGTGTCGCCGCTACCTGGACCGCCTGGGCGAGGACAAGTACATGTTCGCGCTCAACCACCTCGTGAAGCAGGGCATCGTGCAGGACTACCCGCCCCTGGTCGACGTCGAGGGCTCCTACACCGCACAGTTCGAGCATACCATCCTGCTGCACCCACATAAAAAGGAGGTCGTGTCCAAGGGCGACGACTACTAG
- the SCS22 gene encoding phospholipid metabolism-regulating protein SCS22 (Syntenic homolog of Saccharomyces cerevisiae YER120W (SCS2) and YBL091C-A (SCS22); 1-intron) yields the protein MIEIVPDVLEYKPPFTVSSTEYVTIKNNSNETVAFKVKTTAPKIYCVRPNAAIVEPGKEMQIQVILLGLSEEPASDFKCKDKFLLITLPSPYDLGETTVAEAWPQLEAEFKQQAVSKKIKVKYLLDSEPRDTSVAETATADYTAVQADTTDKMSDRAPAAKPAASVGSGSAPASASEKGRPAPVSRTQESGPIFNPALLLLVALIALVLGWLYY from the exons ATGATTGAGATTGTTCCCGACGTTCTGGAATACAAGC CACCTTTCACTGTTTCCTCGACGGAGTATGTCACAATCAAGAACAACAGCAACGAGACCGTGGCCTTCAAGGTGAAGACGACGGCACCCAAGATCTACTGCGTGCGGCCGAACGCCGCAATTGTGGAACCGGGCAAGGAGATGCAGATCCAGGTCATCCTACTCGGGCTCAGCGAGGAGCCCGCCTCGGACTTCAAATGCAAGGACAAGTTCTTGCTGATAACCCTGCCCTCGCCCTACGACCTCGGGGAGACGACGGTGGCGGAGGCGTGGCCGCAGTTGGAGGCCGAGTTCAAGCAGCAGGCGGTGTCGAAGAAGATAAAGGTGAAGTACCTGCTCGACTCGGAGCCCAGGGATACGTCAGTGGCGGAGACCGCGACGGCGGACTACACTGCCGTGCAGGCGGACACCACGGACAAAATGAGCGATAGGGCGCCGGCAGCGAAGCCCGCCGCGTCTGTAGGTAGTGGTAGCGCCCCCGCGAGCGCGAGCGAGAAGGGACGGCCGGCGCCTGTCTCGCGGACGCAGGAGAGCGGGCCGATTTTCAACCCGGCCTTGCTGTTGCTTGTCGCGTTGATAGCATTGGTTCTGGGCTGGTTGTACTATTAA
- the RPL32 gene encoding 60S ribosomal protein eL32 (Syntenic homolog of Saccharomyces cerevisiae YBL092W (RPL32); 1-intron): MAASLPHPKIVKKHTKKFKRHHSDRYHRVAENWRKQKGIDSVVRRRFRGQISEPTIGYGSNKKTRFMTPSGHKTYLVSNIKDLEVLMMHTKTYAAEIASNVSSKNRVSILARAKALGIKVTNPKGRLALEA, encoded by the coding sequence ATGGCCGCTTCTCTACCTCACCCTAAGATTGTGAAGAAACACACCAAGAAGTTCAAGCGCCACCACTCTGACCGGTACCACAGAGTCGCTGAGAACTGGAGAAAGCAGAAGGGTATCGACTCTGTTGTCAGAAGAAGATTCAGAGGCCAAATCTCCGAGCCAACCATCGGCTATGGTTCCAACAAGAAGACCCGTTTCATGACGCCATCCGGCCACAAGACTTACTTGGTCTCTAACATCAAGGACCTAGAGGTCTTGATGATGCACACCAAGACCTACGCTGCTGAGATTGCCAGCAACGTTTCTTCCAAGAACAGAGTCAGCATCTTGGCCAGAGCCAAGGCTTTGGGCATCAAGGTCACCAACCCTAAGGGCAGACTGGCTTTGGAGGCTTGA